The sequence below is a genomic window from Synechococcus sp. PCC 7335.
TAATCAAGCAGCCAAAGGGACAGTCGCGGGCAGCCGTTGGGATGCCGAAACATACCGTACAAACGTCGCTGCTACTCAAAGACAGTTAGAACTGCTCTCTCGCCCTGCCAAAGTTTTACCGAAAGGAAGCTATCGCACCTATCTCGCCCCCGCTGCCGTTGCCGAAATCATTGACACAATCACCTGGGGCGGCTTAGGAGAAGCGGCGCTTCGACAAGGAAATAGCGCTTTCAGTCCGCTAGAAAAAGGTGAGTCGATACTCTCTAAAAAATTCTCTCTAGAAGAAAACTTCAACAGAATTAGCATCCCTCGATTTAATGATAGTGGAGAAATTCCCCCAAGCCAGCTACCCATCATTGAAAAAGGGAGATGGGCAAACTCACTGGTCAGTCCTCGCAGCGCCAAAGAATACAAAAAGCCTAGCAATGCTGCGAGCACCCCTGAATCGATGCGTGCTCCCGCGATCGCACCAGGGACCCTATCCCACTCACAGATTCTCTCTCAATTGGATACTGGCCTTTACCTTTCCAACTTACACTATCTAAACTGGAGCGACCTAGTAGCTGGGGGTATTACCGGCATGACTCGCTACGCCTGCTTTTGGGTAGAGAACGGAGAGATTGTCGCACCGATTGAGAACCTACGATTCGACGACAATCTTTACCGATTCCTCGGAGAAGGTCTAATTGATCTCACCGTAGAACAGACGTTTATTCCCACTGTTAGCACCTACAATCGACGATCGCTCGGTGGTATGTGGGTACCCGGTATGTTGATAGAGCAGTTTCGATATACCCTTTAGCTTGGCAGATAGCTTGGAAAAACTAGGCTATCTGCCAGCAGATATCTAGTGAATATCTGAGCTAAAGGCTAGAACTTGGCGCTAATCCATGACTTCTGAACAGAGAGTATCCATTTCATTGAGCGGCGTTCTGATTGTTTTTGCCGCGATCGCAGCCGCAATCATCGGATGGCAGCTACGGGGGCTATTACTCCTAGTGATGATCTCCGTCGTCTTGGCATGCTCAATCTCTCCTATCGTGGCTTGGGCAGAACAGTTCAGAATCCCTCGCTGGCTAGGGGCACTACTGACCTATCTAGCCATTATTGGTACCCTAGTCGGCGTCGTTCTGCTGATTGGACCAACCGTGCTAGATCAAATTCAGCTACTGGTCCGACAGCTACCGCTGCTACTGCGAAAAGCCGCGACCCAAACCGAAGCCTGGCGCTATCTCTCAATGACAATAGGCCAGACTTCACCGCTCAAGTCTTCGATCAGCTAGATGTGCAGGCGATCGCCGCCTGGGCCGTCCGCTCAACTCGTCAGCTCGCCTTGCGTTCTTTCACCGTCACCACAGACATCCTGGGTACACTGCTTAGCCTCGTACTGGCTATCTTTATCTCCGGCTATATGCTGGCCGACAGCAGTACCCTCACCACTAGCTTTGTCCGGCTGTTTCCTCAGCCATGGGATCAAGAGATTGGCCAGCAGCTACCTGAGATTGGCAGTCGCATCGGCGGCTATATTCGAGGTCGACTGATCGTTTCTTTCACCTTAGCGCTAGTCACTGGCGTCGGACTCAGCTTCCTAGGACTCAAAGATTTTGCGGTGGGCCTAGGCGCGATCGCGGGTGTCACCAACCTGATTCCTTTTCTCGGTCCTATTCTGGGCGCTATTCCAGCCTTGATCGTTGCTATTCCTCTAGGCGGCTGGGTGGTCCTTTGGGTAATCCTTTTCTACATAACTATCCAAAATATTGAAACCTACATTCTCGATCCGCTCTTAGTCGGCAACTCCGTCGGCGTACATCCGCTCTATCAGCTTCTAGCTGTCTTAGGTGGCACTCAAGTTTTGGGCATCATTGGAGCACTGATCGTTCCCCCTTGGGTCGCTGGTGGTGCTGTCCTCCTAGAAAACCTTTATCTCAAACCTAAACTTAAAAACGAAAAACATCTGCCAGCGAGCATCCCGGCCGATACAGCAGGAATCAATGCTAGTTAAAGTTTTAGTCGACACCTTGGTCAGAACATCCAAGCCAAAGCATCTAAAGCGGAAAAATCTACAGCAGCAGGTGTCCTGATGCCTTAGGCCACCTGTTAGTCAAGTTGACTGTCATACAACGGTTTCAGCCGATGCATCCGTCCTCAGCACCTCAACAGGTTGTATAGCTCAAAAACATTTAGTATGCACTCAAGAAACATTTAGATTTCATTTAGCATGTGTGTATTTAGTGATAAGTCGCCTCCATATCTATTGACTCTAATATCTAGCGGCCTATAATCGGCTAGATTGTGGCGGCCTTTTAGTGCGGCATCCATCTACCCTCTACGAACCCGCAACCCTATGAGCATCGTCGTCACCCTCAGCATTGTGGCTATCGCCCTAATGCTTTTCATCGTAGAAAAGTGTCCAGCTGATATCACTGCTCTAGGTGTTATGGTGGCGCTGATCCTATCTAAGCAGGTCACCCCCGAGCAAGGCATCGCCGGATTTAGTAACCCGGCCACTATCACAGTGATGGCCATGTTCATCCTCAGCGCTGGCGTTGCTCGCACCGGTGTTTTGCAGCAGGCCAGCAGTTGGCTGCTTCAGTGGGGCGGCAAACAGCTTACGCGGCAGATTATTGCCTTAGGCATTATCGTCGGGCCGATATCTGGTCTGATTAACAACACCGCTGTCGTTTCTGTTTTTTTGCCTGTCGTCGAAGACTTTTGCCAGCAGCACCGCATCTCGCCTTCAAAGCTAATGATGCCGCTCTCTTTCGCCACCATCTTAGGCGGCATGATCACTGTAGTTGGCACCTCTACTAGCGTATTGGCCAGTGGCCTCTCGGCAGAACTTGGCTTTGGCGCGTTTTCGCTCTTTCAGTTCACCGGACTCGGCGTGATCACCTTTGTAGTGGGCCTTCTGTATATGGCGATCGCCACCCCGTTAATGATGCCTGATCGTCGAGTCGACCATCGAGGACTCAGCCAAAAGTACGGCATGAAAGACTACGTTAGCGAAGTAGTCATCACGCCCCGCTCTAGCCTCGTAGGGAAAACACTCAAAGACAGCCAGCTACAAAGACGATTTGACGTAGACGTGCTCGAAATCATCCGGAACAACACCCATTTTCCTCAGCCGCTAGCTGACAAAAAGATGACCGTGGGTGATATTTTGCTTGCCAGAGGTGGCAAGCAGGATCTGCTAAAGATCCGAGAAAGTGAAGGACTAGAGATCCTACCGGACGTACAATTCGGCCATAAATCCTGGCAGGGAGATCTTAGCGAAGAAGAAGGTATTGCCGAAGCTCTGGTGATTGCTAACTCTAGCTTGGTCGGCTCTACACTCAAAGACCTACGATTCCGGCAAAAGTACAACGTTACGGTGCTGGCCATTCGCAGAGGTCAAGAACTGGTGCGCGATCGCATGGGAAAAGTTCCGCTGCGCTTTGGCGATTTGCTGCTAGTCCAAGGGCCAAAGCAGAGTTTAGCCGGTTTGCAAACCAGCCGAGATCTGCTGCTACTAGAACAAAGAGACGTTGAAACTCTACGCACCAGCAAGACTTATATTGCGCTTACCATTGGTCTAGCCGTCGTCGCGACCGCCGCCATAACCGACTATCCCATCCTAGTATCTGCCCTTGCAGGCGTAGTTGCTATGCTAGTCACCGGCTGTCTCAAGCCAGGTGAGCTATATCAGGCCGTCCGCTGGGACGTTATCTTCTTACTAGCTTGTCTCATTCCAATGGGAACCGCCATGCAAAACTCCGGCGCAACCGAATGGATTGCTGCCCAGCTAGTCGCAATGAGTGGTAGCCTATCTAGCTATTGGACACTTACGCTTATCTATGTGCTTACCGTGCTCCTTACCGCCGTATTATCCAATAATGCATCGGTCATATTACTTTTACCAATTGGCGTACAAGTTGCCACTGCCGTTGGCCTCAGCCCTTTGACCGTCATCTTTGTTATCACCTTTGCCGCATCCAACAGCTTTATAACTCCGATTGGCTATCAGACCAACACTATGGTTTATGGTGCAGGTGGCTATCGCTTTCTAGACTTTCTTAAGGTAGGCGGTCCTTTGAGTTTAATTATGACAATCATCACGCCTCCATTGGCGCTCTGGCTATATGGAACATAGAGACGGATCTTTATCTCGCTTTAAGTCCTTAGTTTGAGACGGCGACCAAGTAGCGTCGCTCGCAACCCTGGGCTCGCTAGTGCCCTCCATCCGGTAAAACTTGCAATTTCATCAGACTTGTTAGGAGAATAAACAAATGTCAGAACAAAAAGGCGTTACCGTATGGTTCACTGGACTTAGCGGCGCTGGGAAAACCACTATCAATGACGCGCTTAAGCTAAAACTAGAAGAGCGTGGCGTCAAGTTTGAGGTCCTAGATGGCGACATCGTTCGCACCAACCTAACAAAGGGATTGACCTTTAGTAAAGAAGATCGTGATACCAACGTTCGTCGGATTGGTTTCGTCTGTGATTTACTCACGCGCAATGGTGTGATTGTTTTAGTTGCTGCTATCTCTCCTTATCGGGCTATCCGCGAGGAAGTCCGCGAAAAAATTGGTGACTTCATCGAAGTCTATGTCAGCGCACCGGTTGAAGAATGCGAGAAGCGTGACGTAAAAGGTTTATACGCCAAAGCCCGCGCTGGTGAGATCAAACAGTTCACCGGTATTAGTGACCCTTACGAAGCGCCTACCAACCCTGAAGTTAACTGTGAAACTCACAAAGAGACTTTGGAAGAAAGCGTCAACAAAGTTATCGCTAAGATGGAAGAGATGGGCTACTTGCCTGCTGCGGTTGCGGCGTAAGATAATCGAACATCGGCTCTGCCTAGCGCTTGGTAACAACTTACGCAGATTGCGCAGATACTCAACACAGACATCTCAACACAGGTATACAGCAAAGTAAGGATGCGTTCTTACTTTGCTAGTCAGCTTAGCCATTGTGACTAGTCAGCTTGGCCATTGTGACCTGATGCTTACCTAATGCCCTTAGGGTCTTTGTTGTCCTTACTGACCTAATTAGATGCAATACTGTGTCAGCTAGGCAGAGTCAATAGTACTTGCTTGAAGTCTCAACTTACCACATTCATCAAAGTATCCAACTCTGCATAGTCAGGGAGAGTAGTATCAATCTGTTTGCCTTTGCGAATAACAACACGATCACCTTGTCCCCTAGCCATCAGTTCATTAAAACTTCGCGCTTTAAACACAACAAAGTCGGCAGAGCCACCTTCAAAAATCTTTCCTATGTTCTCAAGACCCATCATCTCAGCGGGGGTTTGAGTAATCGCCCTCGGCCAGTCTTCGATCGGATGATCAAGCTGTCCAATCTTGACAGACTGAGTAAAGACTTCTAGACCATCATGATCACCGTAGGCATGGAACGGATCGCGGCAATTATCAGAGGCGATCGCACACTTTACCCCCGCCGCTTTCAACTCTCTCAAAATTGTCACTCCCCGATATCGAGGCGTTCTCTGTTTTTTTTGCGCTAGCTGACGGTCCTGCAAGTACAGATTACACATCGGTAAACTCACGATCGAAATGCCTGCTGTTTTCACAGCATCAATGGTTTGTTTTACCTCCGCCTCAGATTGAACAGAGAGACTACAGCAGTGCCCACAGGTAATCCGGCCTGTAAACCTATGGCGAATCGCTGCCTCGGCGACCAAACGCAGCGTCACATCATTAGGGTCTAAGCTTTCATCCGTATGAAAATCTAGGTCCAATCCTCTCTCTATTGCCAGCTCAAATGTTCGATCAATCTGTTGAACAATTTCATCATTCATAAAACAGACACCGCCCAAGACGCCGCCATAGGCGGCCATCAAATCTGCTAGCTTTTCTCCCTTCGGCGTTAGAAAATAGTCTAGAGAGACCAGACAAACCGCCTGCAACTGAATTCTATCGACCCATTTCTGCCTCAGTTGACGAAACACTTCAAAGCTAACTTCACCTTGCTCATCAAAAGCATCTATATGAGTACGAACCGCCTGAGTGCCATGCGCGTAGCTACAATTCAGCCCAAACTCAGCCCGCTGATAGACATCCTCTGCACTCCAGCGCTGCTCGCTATCGCTTTGCACGGTCTCTAGAGCCTGCTCAAACGTTCCGTTGGGATTTGGACTTCTTGGCCAGATATGTCCCTTATCCAAATGAGTATGCATATCGACAAAGCACGGCCAAACCAAACTCGAATTCGCATTGACAACTGGTACAGCTACTTCTAGATCAGCGTCGGGCGATCGCACGCTTACCACCCTCCCCTCATTCACCTCCAAACTTACCGAAGCTAGCTCTGGGGAATCAGGGACTGACTGGAACCGAGCTATTGAAGGCCATTCGTCTGAATCAGCCAATAAAGAACGCGGCACCTGAGCATTACAGAGCCAGTAGTGAGCAGCTTTAGGAAATTCAAGGAAAGGAGTGATCGGCATCGGCACAGAAAGTAAATAAGGGAACAACGTCATTCGCTAGACTTAGCCCAGTTAATACACAGCCGGGTACCTTTAATACCGAGGACCACTTGGCTTAGCACCTAGCGCCTTGGCAGTTAAATCATCAAAGCAATTATCAGCAGGCCAGATAGATAGCTACTAAGACCCTAACTATTTTGAAGTTCTTGCTGCCTTTTCTCTAGCCACTTCACAACCTGATTTCCTAGCCGCACATCGTCTAAACGATCAACTTCGCGAATACCAGTTGGACTAGTCACGTTCACCTCCGTCAAATAGCCGCCAATGATGTCGATCCCAACAAAGACTAAACCGTCTTTGCGAAGAACAGGGGCGACTTGCTTACAGATTTCTAAATCACGTTCGGTAAGCTGAGTTTTGTCGCTACGGCCCCCGACAGCCATGTTGCCGCGAAATTCTTTACCGGTAGGTACACGGTTCACAGCTCCAATGGGATCGCCATCAAGCAAAATCACCCGCTTATCCCCCTCTTTAGCAGCAGGTAGGTAAGCTTGAACCATTATGGGTTCGTGACCCTGTTGAGTGCTAACTTCAATGATGGAATTAAAGTTGCGATCGCCTTCTTCTAAAAATAAAATTCCCTCACCTGCCTTGCCACCCAAGGGTTTCACTACCCCCGCACCCCAGCGGTCAACCGCTTCACGAATCACTCGCTTATCAGTGCTAACGATTGTTTCAGGAATCGCCTCTGTAAACTGCAAGGCATACATCTTCTCATTGGCTGCTCTCAATCCTGCCGGTGAATTAATCACCTGTGTTTTCTGACTATCAATGTAGTCAAGA
It includes:
- a CDS encoding TldD/PmbA family protein, which gives rise to MTSEVLPSQTLRKANQPSDHNQLSNSYEETFQKLVAAIPSQLKNHQDFTLSLAGEESQFTRFNRAKVRQTGLVRDGQIYLSVMTDNRTTSVTLPFTGEFDTDWLSTQSALSQVQQDFFELPIDPYVVLPTAIEDNTSREVRSGQLLKATDVAEQLLRPVETLDFSGLYAGGISYRAYADSAGKQHWFEAPSFTLDYSLFGNSLNQAAKGTVAGSRWDAETYRTNVAATQRQLELLSRPAKVLPKGSYRTYLAPAAVAEIIDTITWGGLGEAALRQGNSAFSPLEKGESILSKKFSLEENFNRISIPRFNDSGEIPPSQLPIIEKGRWANSLVSPRSAKEYKKPSNAASTPESMRAPAIAPGTLSHSQILSQLDTGLYLSNLHYLNWSDLVAGGITGMTRYACFWVENGEIVAPIENLRFDDNLYRFLGEGLIDLTVEQTFIPTVSTYNRRSLGGMWVPGMLIEQFRYTL
- a CDS encoding AI-2E family transporter translates to MTSEQRVSISLSGVLIVFAAIAAAIIGWQLRGLLLLVMISVVLACSISPIVAWAEQFRIPRWLGALLTYLAIIGTLVGVVLLIGPTVLDQIQLLVRQLPLLLRKAATQTEAWRYLSMTIGQTSPLKSSIS
- a CDS encoding AI-2E family transporter; the encoded protein is MQAIAAWAVRSTRQLALRSFTVTTDILGTLLSLVLAIFISGYMLADSSTLTTSFVRLFPQPWDQEIGQQLPEIGSRIGGYIRGRLIVSFTLALVTGVGLSFLGLKDFAVGLGAIAGVTNLIPFLGPILGAIPALIVAIPLGGWVVLWVILFYITIQNIETYILDPLLVGNSVGVHPLYQLLAVLGGTQVLGIIGALIVPPWVAGGAVLLENLYLKPKLKNEKHLPASIPADTAGINAS
- a CDS encoding SLC13 family permease: MSIVVTLSIVAIALMLFIVEKCPADITALGVMVALILSKQVTPEQGIAGFSNPATITVMAMFILSAGVARTGVLQQASSWLLQWGGKQLTRQIIALGIIVGPISGLINNTAVVSVFLPVVEDFCQQHRISPSKLMMPLSFATILGGMITVVGTSTSVLASGLSAELGFGAFSLFQFTGLGVITFVVGLLYMAIATPLMMPDRRVDHRGLSQKYGMKDYVSEVVITPRSSLVGKTLKDSQLQRRFDVDVLEIIRNNTHFPQPLADKKMTVGDILLARGGKQDLLKIRESEGLEILPDVQFGHKSWQGDLSEEEGIAEALVIANSSLVGSTLKDLRFRQKYNVTVLAIRRGQELVRDRMGKVPLRFGDLLLVQGPKQSLAGLQTSRDLLLLEQRDVETLRTSKTYIALTIGLAVVATAAITDYPILVSALAGVVAMLVTGCLKPGELYQAVRWDVIFLLACLIPMGTAMQNSGATEWIAAQLVAMSGSLSSYWTLTLIYVLTVLLTAVLSNNASVILLLPIGVQVATAVGLSPLTVIFVITFAASNSFITPIGYQTNTMVYGAGGYRFLDFLKVGGPLSLIMTIITPPLALWLYGT
- the cysC gene encoding adenylyl-sulfate kinase, whose protein sequence is MSEQKGVTVWFTGLSGAGKTTINDALKLKLEERGVKFEVLDGDIVRTNLTKGLTFSKEDRDTNVRRIGFVCDLLTRNGVIVLVAAISPYRAIREEVREKIGDFIEVYVSAPVEECEKRDVKGLYAKARAGEIKQFTGISDPYEAPTNPEVNCETHKETLEESVNKVIAKMEEMGYLPAAVAA
- a CDS encoding cytosine deaminase, translated to MTLFPYLLSVPMPITPFLEFPKAAHYWLCNAQVPRSLLADSDEWPSIARFQSVPDSPELASVSLEVNEGRVVSVRSPDADLEVAVPVVNANSSLVWPCFVDMHTHLDKGHIWPRSPNPNGTFEQALETVQSDSEQRWSAEDVYQRAEFGLNCSYAHGTQAVRTHIDAFDEQGEVSFEVFRQLRQKWVDRIQLQAVCLVSLDYFLTPKGEKLADLMAAYGGVLGGVCFMNDEIVQQIDRTFELAIERGLDLDFHTDESLDPNDVTLRLVAEAAIRHRFTGRITCGHCCSLSVQSEAEVKQTIDAVKTAGISIVSLPMCNLYLQDRQLAQKKQRTPRYRGVTILRELKAAGVKCAIASDNCRDPFHAYGDHDGLEVFTQSVKIGQLDHPIEDWPRAITQTPAEMMGLENIGKIFEGGSADFVVFKARSFNELMARGQGDRVVIRKGKQIDTTLPDYAELDTLMNVVS
- the gshB gene encoding glutathione synthase — its product is MKLAFIIDPIERLDPGHDTSVAIMESAQMLGHEVYITQVNKLGVVESRAYGWLHSVKMKPVVQEGNRWVGESDWYSLSDAEWQPLEAMDVVFMRKDPPVTVPYLYVTYILDYIDSQKTQVINSPAGLRAANEKMYALQFTEAIPETIVSTDKRVIREAVDRWGAGVVKPLGGKAGEGILFLEEGDRNFNSIIEVSTQQGHEPIMVQAYLPAAKEGDKRVILLDGDPIGAVNRVPTGKEFRGNMAVGGRSDKTQLTERDLEICKQVAPVLRKDGLVFVGIDIIGGYLTEVNVTSPTGIREVDRLDDVRLGNQVVKWLEKRQQELQNS